TTTCATTATAATGATATTCATCAACAGTTGGATTCCACCTTAACAATGGCAATTCATCCACTCTGGTATTCAAGAGCATTGTTTTGACCTTCGGTCCTTACCAGCTTCAAGGATTTGGAATTGGCAAACCTTGCCATATCTTTGCAAATGCATCCATCTCCATTCATATGCATCAAAAGTATACATCAAATTATCTCATTGCATGAACACATCATCATGCATGGCAAAAAAAGAATAGCTCCGAGGAGCTATGAGGCTCATGACCTCAAAAGAAAGTCAAGGGGCTATCAATCCTAAGGAAGCGAAGCCAAAACACCTTCGgctaagaaaaagaaaaaagcaATAAGCACAAAAGACCAAGGGGGTATCGATCCTAAGGGATACGAAGCCAAAACACCTTTGgccaagaagaagaaaagtgcaaaaagCACTTGTGTTTATGGATAACATCAAGAAATGGTCGTCGTACCATTCTACACCCATTGCAAACATATCACCTCTTTCAGGTACAAATCTTTGAATCAACTTCACTTAAGTTGAAGATTCGACAAAGATTGGCGCTCAAAGTTTCGCCCTTGCTGCTACGTCGGCTCGAGGGGCTCGCCGTCACCATCAACATCGTCAGCGACCTCGCCTCCGCCGCTACATCGGCTGGAGGGGCTCACCGGGACCTTCAGCATTGCTTCCGACTTTGGCTCGAGGAGCTCGTCGGGACCATCGGCATCGCCTCCAACTTCTGCTCGAGGGGCTCGTGGGGACCTTTGGCATCGCCTCCGACTTCAGCTCGAAGGCTTGCTGGGACCTTTGGCTTCGCCCTCAACTTCCCCTCACCGCTACATCGGCTCGAGGGGTTCGCCGGTGATCTTTGACACAGTCGTCAACTTCATTGTCGCCGCTAATTCAAGTCGAGGTTTCGACCTTCACCACAACCTTTGCCTCAATCATCACTTCAGCTTCAAGGGCTCGTTGTCACCTTCGACTTCATCGTCACGACCTTGGACATTGCCATCAACCTCGCCTCCATCGCCACTTCGGCTCGAGAGCTCGCTGGCTCGCTGTCAACTTCAGTGGCTCGAGTCCTTGACAATGGCATAACCTCCGACCGCTACTTCAACCTCTACGCCATCTACGTCGACCACTTCAACTACATGCGAAGCTTATCTCACAAGCACCAGTCAAGAGGGGCTGGGGATGTACTGGAGGACCAGTTTATCTCAGATGATGAAGTCTTGTCCGATGTTCGTGAGAGAAGACTTGAAGATGTAGCGGCAACCTTCGACCACGGCTACTCCAACTACGTTCGCTCTTGGAGCAGGGTCTATTGTGGGGTGTATAGGAGGACCAGTTCATCTCGGATGATGGAGTTCTATACGAAGCTTAGAAGAGAAGCCACTCGCTGATCGAAGCTCAAGAGCGAAGCGGCTCTCGAAATCAAAGCTCTGTAGGGTCTAAAACTGGCTCTTGTGTAAATCAAAATATGTGCGTGCTCTTTTCTCCATACTCTTTTTTCCACTGGGTTTTTGGGATGGAGTTTTTAGCGAGGCACATATGTAAGGGTTGCAAAGGACATTCCTTGCAGCCGGGGGTCGGATTGTAGATATGCCTCTTTTAGCAGGATCAGCTACTCGGTCTCGTTGTGCCAGCCGAGACCGAATAGCTGAGGGGCTATTGTTGGGGTGCGCCTTAGGCCATCACCTAAGGTTAGGGACCCGTTGTGTATAAAAGAGGCCAAGTTAGGGGGTCCAAGGGCTTGTTTGTGAGATTTAGGGACTTAGTTGCAGCGTCAGGGACCTGTTTATAAGTTTTAGGGATCTCTTTGTTAATTTTAGGGACCTTCTTATAATATCTGATTCCACTAATAGAATAAATATAAACAACCGTCTCCTCTTCCCTATAAATAAAGCCTTAGAACTTGGAGGAGAGAAATTTTAGCCCATTTGCTCTCTTACTCATCTAGCTTGTTCTCATTTCCACTATATCACCGTAAGGTTATCTCGTTGAGCTTGAACCTTTTTATACTTTCTGTTTCGTTTTGGCTAGTCCGAACCTAACAGAGAAGACATGGACAGACTCTGAATCGTATTATATTGAGGCAAAGTGGATTGCTAacaacctttttttttttgaaagacctATTGCCAACAAGCTGAGGAGATTCAATCATAGCCTGGTATCACTGCTAGCTTTTGCAGAAATGGAAGGGAAAGCAGAAAACAAGACACTGAGATGCATGAGAGATTCCCATTCAATTCTTCATCGAGATGATGCTCAATCCAGCGGTTATCTTGTTTCACTATTTGTATCAGAGGAGTCCAAACACTTCCTAGTGTCATTTGGCTTAACAAGCTGGCTCAGAAGAAAGAGACCAATGCTACCTGTTGCTGCGACTGCCTGCGAGAATAAGAATCTATCGAGGAAATAAAGCAGAAGAAAGGTGGCATTCCAATGTCTGTTCCATCGGCGGCGGAAAAGCTAATAAGCTGATGTGTACTTGCGCCGAATTGGTATTCCTTCCTTCCTTGCTTGCTAGTGAATAATTGCTTCATTCCTTTCAGCACTTGATTGATTGATGCCTTGACTGAAGAAACAAAAGCCGGTTTCAGacccgaccccccccccccccccccccaaacaaAACGTACGCAAGCATCGAAGTCGGAGCAGTTAGTTTCACAATTCGATCCAACAGCCCCTTAACTAGCTACTTCCTCTGTACAAATGTACGCGATCGATCAGACAACACTTACTTTTTTCTAGCTACAGATTTCATCGACAAGCTGAGCACGAAGGACGACTTTACATctatcgatcgatcgatccaagaatggctggctggctggctggttAGGGAGGTCGTGCATCAGACGAGCTAGCGAGCGACGGTCAAGGCAGGAAGGTGTGTCCATCCCCACCACCTGCAGGACGTCCCCGGGGCACCTGTTGGCCGCACCTCCCGCAGGCGGCCGCCGGTGCGACGACCGGCGCCTCCTGCTGGGCGGAGACGATTGTGGCGCGGCAGGATGGGCAGGTTGCGCGCGTCCGCAGCCAGGCGTCGACGCAGGCGACGTGGAAGGCGTGGGCGCAGCGCGGGAGCACGCGCAGCGCGTCGCCCTCGGCGAACTCGGCCAGGCAGATGGCGCActcggaggcggaggcggaggcggagcacggcggcgcggcgaaggGGACGGTGGGCAGCGCGTCGATGGCCTTCTTCTTGAGCCCCTTGGGGGGCGCCGGAGCCTGCTGCTCATTATCGTCGCTGGAGGCGTGGCGTCCGCGGCGGAGTCGGCAGGCGCAGCGGGAGATGAGGGCGAGGCCGAGGACGCAGACGAGCGCGCAGAGGAAGGAGGCCAGGATGACCACCATGTCCGAGTCCACCGACACCACCGGCTGCTGATCGGGCGGCGGctgctcggtggcggccgcgtGGAGGAGCCTCgccatgctgctgctgctgctagagGATGATAGATGACTGTTTGAGATAGATAGATGCCTTGGACCTGGGAGCTGCGATGCTCTTGGTCTCTGCCTGACTCGTGCTTGCGAATGGCAGCAAGCGGCTGACTCTTTATAGATGACTCGGCACTCGTGGGCCCACCCAGGAGTAGTGAGTGAAAGCCAACGAACGGATCGGTGCCATCTTGAGCTACTCGTGGCGCCACAGGGCAGGGAGCTAGAGCTTGCCTGCCACTCATCAGTCATCACACCCActttgtttctttttctttacaataTAATATATAACTAGTACAGTAGCAGTAGTATTGTACTAGTACTTTTACAGGTAAGGATATTTTCCCTTTGTCTGATGCTACGTGGAAAGGGTACCTTATTTTAGCTGTTACTTACTAGTGGTAAGTAGTAGCGTAGAAATTAAAGTGCATGGCCACTGCTGAGGTTTGGCGCCAAATGAAACTtaattatatatcttgcattattcCATCAAATAAAGATGGCTTGTGAATGAATAATAACAATAACATAAGCGTTCGTACGGTGATCAACTAACAAAACGTCGACGCGTGCTGAAAAAAAATATATCATCATTTATCTTTACTCCCTCATAGTCGTTTTGATTTTTCCAGGTTCATAACTTTTACTGTACATCTAGTAGATGCAtaataaatatagaaaaaataaaactactaataatttggaacggagggattTGGAAAGGAGGGAGGGATTAGGAATGTGCACTTGTAAAGCTTTGTTGCCTGAACGCTGCCGCATAGTATCTATCAATCGTGATGCAGTGCAGTGCAGGAGACCAGCTACCGTGCCTGCCTCCCTGCCTGCTGATTATAGTTAGTGGTAGGCTAGCTGAATAGTATTATTCCACGTTGCATGCTCTAGGGtgcgtttagattgcaaaaaatTTGCAATAGTGACACTGTagcactttcgtttgtatttgacaaattttatctaattatggactaattaggctcaaaagattcgtctcgtgatgtacaattaaactgtgcaattagttattttttttacatatatttactgctccatgcatgtgtttccaaaattgatgtgatggagagagagtgtaaagtTTATAACATTTGGATGCATCTAAACAGGCCCCTAGTGTGTGTCACCTCACGCTCGCATTCGCATTGCTTTCTTCGTCTCTGTCGATCAGCTAAGGTACTAAAAGTGGCCGCTCACACTGACGGGCTGGCTGACAGACTGACCGGTCGCGGAGAATTTTTTTTTTTCCCGCATGAAACCTCTATAAAACTTGCACTTGTTTAGCTTTCTGAACGGCTAAAAAGTTAGCTGGCGTGGAAGCATCAGCAGCGGCAGCTGCTTCCACTGAATCCTCGCTCCCCAATCCGGCCGGCGGCGTGCTAGGACGATctgagctgccgccgccgtctggTTTTGACTACTCCCTCCTACCTGCAACAAGACTCACCCACTGACTGACTGAGTGTACATGTAGTACTAGCTGGTGCTCATCGCTCTGATCTGATCCATCAAACCGCCGTCTGAATCTTGCATGCTTTGGTACGGCCGGCCGGTTTCAGCAGATTGCATCGCATGCGCTCGCTGCCAAATTGGAGTATCTATCTATGATAGATCCATCTGCTGCTACCTGCTTTACGAGCGATGCATGCCGATCCTACTAATAAAGGAATGAATGGATCGATCATTCAGGATCCATCACGGATTGGATTGATAGATATTTCATGACACATCTATCATCATCAGAGCTATACTACTATGCCTTTTAGGCCGGGCGGATCATGTGATCCGTCTAACCAAGGCCACATCCATCCCAAACAAGGGAAAAGTAAGGGTGATGATGCAAGTTGCAACAAGCCAACTGCAACCGCCGCAAGGCCATCGATCGATATAGTTGTTGAGTGCTCCATCGACCCCGGCGGCCGCCACAGCAGAGCAGAGGCATGGATGGACCTTTAAATTTTGCAGATATGTATAGTATAGCATAGTAGATGCCCTTATCCTCGACAAGACCTTTTTTTCTCCCCCACAAAAGTTGCAACAATAGGCTAGGGGACCAAAACCAAAAGGCCGGGTCCGCTCCTAGACAGCAACATGCATCTGTCTACTCCATCCAGTCGTCCCACGGTTTCCTCCATCTTATGCGAAACAGGGTCGCGACTCCTGTCCTGGTTTTCTTTCATTGGCCCgcatagctagctagctaggatcTCTTGTCAAGagttcacacacacacacaaaaagaaaaagaagaagcatGCATTTATTTGGTATTAATATATATTATTATATTTTTTTTGATAAACTTGATTAGAGGTAGCGATGATTGACTTAAGATAAAGCTAGAGTGGTATTTGTTTAATAAATTATACTATATGGTCCGAAGGAAAACACTATTTATTCAGAAACCTGCGTAACAATCAAGTTTATCTGAAGAGTAAAATGTACGCTGATCCTTAAACTTGGTCCGTGGTGTCATCTAGATCCCTAAATTTTCAAAATATACATTCAGATCCACAAACTTACTTACTAATTGTGTCATGTAAAGTCCAAATTACCATTTTAAGTTATAAAGTGGAAATATTTATGCTGATGTGGAGCTTacatgtgtgttcaaattttatttttaaatttttt
The genomic region above belongs to Panicum hallii strain FIL2 chromosome 4, PHallii_v3.1, whole genome shotgun sequence and contains:
- the LOC112889848 gene encoding probable E3 ubiquitin-protein ligase ATL44, which encodes MTDEWQASSSSLPCGATSSSRWHRSVRWLSLTTPGWAHECRVIYKESAACCHSQARVRQRPRASQLPGPRHLSISNSHLSSSSSSSSMARLLHAAATEQPPPDQQPVVSVDSDMVVILASFLCALVCVLGLALISRCACRLRRGRHASSDDNEQQAPAPPKGLKKKAIDALPTVPFAAPPCSASASASECAICLAEFAEGDALRVLPRCAHAFHVACVDAWLRTRATCPSCRATIVSAQQEAPVVAPAAACGRCGQQVPRGRPAGGGDGHTFLP